From a single Gemmatimonadota bacterium genomic region:
- a CDS encoding RimK family protein: MKKIVVVNNPKLWTLDVEGCEIVAGRDYLLDPQWGQRDARVFNLCREYRYGSQGYYVSLLAEARGQRVIPSVKTIQDLKTPAVTRILTEELDDLVRRSLRDVPGDTFEMDVYFGESPRKDHEKLALELHRLFVAPFLRARFEKDARWELQNVRILALGDIEEADVDFARTATAQYLGRRRYHSPRPSKFIYDLAILHDPEEKAPPSDRAALNRFLGAGEALGFSTELITREDSDRIGEFDALLIRATTEVDHYTYRFARRAQSEGMPVIDDPDSILRCTNKVFLAEALNAAGVPSPKTMIVHKENADQVREQIGLPCVLKVPDGSFSLGVTRAEDKAGLDRDLERMLSQSELIIAQAYTPTPFDWRVGVLNGEPLFACRYYMASGHWQIYNWKSQTSRDVEGDWETLDVTAAPEAVITTALKAAALMGDGLYGVDLKELDGQPMVIEVNDNPNIDHGVEDQVLGDELYRRIVLTLRERFERKFQIRGR, translated from the coding sequence ATGAAGAAGATCGTCGTCGTCAACAACCCGAAGCTCTGGACCCTGGATGTGGAGGGGTGCGAGATCGTCGCGGGCCGAGACTACCTGCTGGACCCCCAGTGGGGACAGCGCGATGCCCGGGTCTTCAACCTCTGTCGCGAGTATCGCTACGGTTCTCAGGGCTATTACGTCTCCCTCCTGGCGGAGGCGCGGGGCCAGCGCGTGATTCCCAGCGTCAAGACGATCCAGGATCTGAAGACGCCGGCGGTCACCCGCATCCTCACAGAGGAGCTGGACGATCTCGTGCGCCGTTCCTTGCGGGACGTGCCCGGTGACACCTTCGAGATGGACGTGTATTTCGGAGAGAGCCCGCGCAAGGACCACGAGAAGCTGGCCCTCGAGCTCCACCGCCTTTTCGTGGCGCCCTTCCTGCGCGCGCGCTTCGAGAAGGATGCGCGCTGGGAGCTGCAGAACGTGCGCATCCTGGCGCTGGGAGACATCGAGGAGGCGGATGTCGATTTCGCGCGCACCGCCACCGCGCAGTATCTGGGACGGCGGCGCTACCACAGCCCCCGTCCCAGCAAGTTCATCTATGACCTGGCCATCCTGCACGACCCCGAGGAGAAGGCGCCGCCCTCCGACCGTGCTGCGTTGAATCGCTTCCTCGGTGCGGGCGAGGCGCTCGGCTTCAGTACCGAACTGATCACGCGTGAGGACTCGGACCGCATCGGCGAGTTCGACGCCCTTCTGATCCGGGCCACCACCGAGGTGGACCACTACACCTACCGTTTCGCCCGACGAGCCCAGTCGGAGGGGATGCCGGTCATCGACGACCCTGATTCCATCCTGCGCTGTACCAACAAGGTATTCCTGGCAGAAGCGCTGAACGCCGCCGGGGTCCCCAGCCCCAAGACGATGATCGTGCACAAGGAGAACGCGGACCAGGTGCGCGAACAGATCGGACTGCCCTGCGTACTCAAGGTGCCGGACGGCTCATTCTCTCTGGGCGTCACGCGTGCCGAGGACAAAGCGGGCTTGGATCGAGATCTGGAACGCATGCTGTCCCAGTCGGAGTTGATCATCGCACAGGCGTACACACCCACTCCTTTCGACTGGAGAGTGGGAGTCCTCAACGGGGAGCCGCTGTTCGCCTGCCGCTACTACATGGCCTCTGGGCATTGGCAGATCTACAACTGGAAGAGCCAGACCAGCCGGGACGTGGAAGGAGATTGGGAGACGCTCGACGTGACGGCCGCGCCCGAGGCGGTGATCACGACTGCACTGAAGGCGGCGGCGCTGATGGGGGATGGCCTCTACGGGGTGGACCTGAAGGAGCTCGATGGGCAGCCCATGGTGATCGAGGTCAACGACAATCCCAACATCGATCACGGTGTCGAGGACCAGGTGTTGGGAGACGAGCTCTACCGACGCATCGTGCTCACCTTGCGGGAACGCTTCGAGCGGAAGTTCCAGATCCGTGGACGCTGA